The following proteins are co-located in the Deinococcus betulae genome:
- a CDS encoding VOC family protein: MTIKRLDHISVVVEDLTAATAFFTALGLSTIGQTPIEGPWVDRINGLDGVQVDIVMMQTPDGHGRLELTSFRHPPLMEAQPAAAPPNTLGLRSVMFAVESVDDSLARLRAHGAELIGEVADYRDIYRLCYVRGPAGIIVALAEDLRPQT; the protein is encoded by the coding sequence ATGACAATCAAGCGACTGGACCACATCAGTGTCGTCGTCGAGGACCTCACGGCCGCCACCGCATTTTTCACGGCGCTGGGTCTAAGCACCATCGGCCAGACGCCCATTGAGGGGCCCTGGGTAGACCGCATCAACGGACTCGACGGGGTCCAGGTGGACATCGTGATGATGCAAACGCCCGACGGGCACGGGCGGCTGGAGCTGACCAGCTTTCGTCACCCTCCCCTGATGGAGGCTCAGCCCGCCGCCGCGCCGCCCAACACCCTGGGCCTGCGGAGTGTCATGTTTGCCGTGGAGAGCGTGGACGATTCACTTGCGCGGCTTCGCGCACACGGGGCTGAACTCATTGGCGAGGTGGCCGACTACCGGGACATCTACAGGCTCTGCTACGTGCGCGGCCCGGCTGGCATCATTGTCGCGCTGGCCGAAGACCTCCGCCCCCAGACCTGA
- a CDS encoding DEAD/DEAH box helicase: protein MTVAAPNLAKLLPAAPPGNLLLLPQVARAALFAAFPGPAVLLTTPDRLGSYVTAGVLGSPVTVNPGLRDWDARHDHVVLDVNTALDLFPSRPEDHALTLKVGSSYPRESLLDRLERLGYERGEEPGFEIKGDTLELRLLAGSGLPAEAEEGLWVRAEFFGDELDTLRLMKPGELTGEKAQSFTLEPTADYLTEVKWDATRLELLPGRVFLDSPEFYASALGVLTDTLWPRLAGREVTSFGRSPLALPDLDTGLLTLPFYRARLKDLERDVEEWRAADYRVLILVRHDRTASYLADKLLNTHEIPWLKIPRVPEGGLGFLRAAGEGGFVIPEHKTVLLTEDLIYGFQGGSALRGKRLGGKPVTDALGLHVGDYLIHPEHGIGQFEGLETRKVLGVTRDYLNLTYRGGARLSVPIEQLPVLRRHPGTTDDPPSLSSFDKKDWARAKEKARKNAEEVAGKLLVQYAARQVTPGNAFPAQPEWDSQVEGNFKFDLTADQKTALKETMRDLEKANPADRLISGDVGFGKTEVALRAAHRVVGHGKQVAVLVPTTLLAEQHTSTFVERFKGLPVRVEGLSRFTSPQQAKSILADTAKGKVDILIGTHRLLSGDVAFRDLGLIIVDEEHRFGVGQKEKLRALRGLPEVPKDGKIEIPEDVRAVDTLALSATPIPRTLYMSMVGLRDMSSIQTPPKGRKPIQTVLAPFDPITVRDAILSEIERGGKVFYIHDRIASIGARSLYLRNLVPEARIGVAHGRMNEEELEEIMLGFEQGAFDVLLATTIVETGLDIPEANTILIERSDRLGLAQLYQLRGRVGRRAQTAYAYLFYPPRMTENAQRRLWAIADLQDLGSGHLLAEKDMEIRGVGNILGEEQHGHVQAVSIDVYTELLAEAVAKLKGEKMEAPVNISIDLPIDARLSPDYFDRDEEARIATYGRLSESRTLQAISRVERDLRKKYGPPSPEVQNFIDLAKLRLTAAAKRVLTIGGTMTHLQVTFAYKSLDYDAPGLRRYPHKTEVQMFPPSVKLDKRGIKPDDYARTLIDLLGYFG, encoded by the coding sequence GTGACTGTCGCTGCACCCAATCTGGCCAAACTGCTGCCCGCCGCCCCGCCTGGAAACTTGCTGCTGCTGCCGCAGGTGGCGCGGGCGGCGCTGTTCGCGGCGTTCCCTGGCCCGGCCGTGCTGCTGACCACGCCCGACCGCCTGGGCAGCTACGTGACCGCCGGTGTGCTGGGCTCGCCCGTGACCGTCAATCCCGGCCTGCGCGACTGGGACGCCCGCCACGACCATGTGGTGCTGGACGTGAACACGGCGCTGGACCTGTTTCCGTCCCGGCCCGAAGACCACGCCCTGACCCTGAAGGTGGGCAGCAGCTACCCGCGCGAAAGCCTGCTGGACCGCTTGGAGCGCCTGGGCTACGAACGCGGAGAAGAACCCGGCTTTGAGATCAAGGGCGATACCCTGGAACTGCGTCTCCTGGCCGGTTCGGGCTTGCCCGCCGAGGCCGAAGAAGGCCTGTGGGTGCGCGCCGAGTTCTTTGGCGACGAACTGGACACCCTGCGCCTGATGAAGCCCGGCGAGCTGACCGGCGAAAAAGCCCAGAGCTTTACCCTGGAACCCACCGCCGATTACCTGACGGAAGTGAAATGGGACGCCACGCGCCTGGAATTGCTGCCAGGGCGCGTGTTTCTGGACTCGCCCGAGTTCTACGCCTCGGCCCTGGGGGTGCTGACCGACACGCTGTGGCCCCGGCTGGCCGGGCGCGAGGTGACCAGCTTTGGCCGCTCGCCGCTGGCTTTGCCTGACCTGGACACGGGCCTGCTGACCCTGCCGTTCTACCGCGCCCGCCTGAAGGACCTGGAGCGTGATGTCGAGGAATGGCGAGCCGCCGACTACCGCGTCCTGATTCTGGTCCGGCACGACCGCACCGCCTCCTATCTGGCTGACAAGCTGCTGAACACCCACGAAATTCCCTGGCTGAAGATTCCGCGTGTTCCAGAAGGAGGACTGGGCTTCCTTCGCGCGGCCGGCGAGGGCGGGTTTGTCATCCCCGAGCACAAGACGGTGCTGCTCACCGAAGACCTGATTTACGGGTTCCAGGGCGGCAGTGCGCTGCGGGGCAAGCGCCTAGGCGGCAAGCCGGTCACCGACGCGCTGGGCCTGCATGTGGGCGACTACCTGATTCATCCTGAACACGGCATCGGGCAGTTTGAGGGCCTGGAAACCCGCAAGGTCCTGGGCGTCACGCGCGATTACCTGAACCTCACCTATCGGGGCGGTGCGCGCCTGAGCGTCCCCATTGAGCAGTTGCCGGTCTTGCGCCGCCACCCCGGCACCACCGACGACCCACCCAGCCTGAGTTCCTTTGACAAGAAGGACTGGGCCAGAGCCAAGGAAAAGGCGCGCAAGAACGCCGAAGAGGTGGCCGGCAAGCTGCTGGTGCAGTACGCCGCGCGGCAGGTGACGCCGGGCAACGCCTTCCCGGCGCAGCCCGAGTGGGACAGTCAGGTGGAAGGCAACTTCAAGTTTGATCTGACCGCCGACCAGAAAACGGCCCTGAAAGAAACCATGCGTGACCTCGAAAAGGCCAATCCCGCCGACCGCCTGATTTCCGGCGACGTGGGCTTCGGTAAGACCGAGGTGGCCCTGCGCGCCGCGCACCGCGTGGTGGGCCACGGCAAGCAGGTGGCGGTCCTGGTGCCCACGACGCTGCTGGCCGAGCAGCACACCTCGACCTTCGTCGAGCGCTTCAAGGGGTTGCCAGTGCGGGTGGAAGGACTGTCGCGCTTTACCAGTCCGCAGCAGGCCAAGAGCATCCTGGCCGACACTGCGAAGGGCAAAGTCGACATTCTGATCGGCACCCACCGCCTCCTGAGCGGCGACGTGGCGTTCCGTGACCTGGGCCTGATCATCGTGGACGAGGAACACCGCTTTGGCGTGGGCCAGAAGGAAAAACTGCGCGCCCTGCGCGGCCTGCCCGAAGTGCCCAAAGACGGCAAGATCGAAATTCCCGAGGATGTGCGCGCCGTGGACACCCTGGCGCTGTCGGCCACGCCCATTCCCCGCACCCTCTACATGAGCATGGTGGGTCTGCGCGACATGAGCAGCATTCAGACGCCGCCCAAGGGCCGCAAGCCCATTCAGACGGTGCTGGCGCCCTTTGACCCGATTACGGTGCGCGACGCGATCTTGAGCGAAATTGAGCGCGGCGGCAAGGTCTTTTACATCCATGACCGTATTGCCAGCATCGGCGCCCGCAGTCTGTATCTGCGCAACCTCGTGCCCGAGGCGCGCATTGGCGTGGCCCACGGCCGCATGAACGAAGAAGAGCTGGAAGAAATCATGCTGGGCTTCGAGCAGGGCGCCTTTGACGTGCTGCTGGCGACCACCATCGTCGAAACTGGCCTGGACATTCCCGAGGCGAACACGATTCTGATTGAGCGCAGTGACCGCCTGGGTCTGGCCCAGCTGTACCAGCTGCGTGGCCGGGTGGGTCGCCGCGCCCAGACCGCCTACGCCTACCTGTTCTACCCGCCGCGCATGACCGAAAACGCCCAGCGCCGCCTGTGGGCCATTGCCGACCTGCAAGATCTGGGCAGCGGGCACCTGCTGGCCGAAAAGGACATGGAGATTCGCGGGGTGGGCAACATTCTGGGCGAGGAACAGCACGGGCATGTGCAGGCGGTGTCTATTGACGTGTACACCGAACTCCTGGCCGAAGCGGTGGCCAAGCTCAAGGGCGAGAAGATGGAGGCGCCCGTCAATATTTCTATTGACCTGCCCATTGACGCCCGCCTGAGCCCGGACTACTTTGACCGCGACGAGGAAGCCCGGATTGCCACCTACGGCCGCCTGAGCGAAAGCCGCACCCTCCAGGCCATTTCGAGGGTCGAACGCGACCTGCGCAAGAAATACGGCCCGCCCAGCCCCGAGGTCCAGAACTTTATTGACCTCGCCAAGTTAAGGCTGACGGCGGCGGCCAAGCGCGTGCTGACCATCGGCGGGACGATGACGCACTTGCAGGTGACATTCGCGTACAAGAGTCTGGACTACGACGCGCCGGGTCTGCGGCGCTACCCACACAAGACCGAGGTCCAGATGTTCCCGCCCAGCGTGAAACTGGACAAGCGCGGCATCAAACCAGATGACTACGCGCGAACCCTGATTGACCTGCTGGGATACTTTGGGTGA
- a CDS encoding DUF305 domain-containing protein has protein sequence MAAGVLASLLLGGGLLLSQPRPATPTADSPETQFVRHMLVHHEQALALSAPMLRRSRDRSLRSVALDITLGQEEQLRQMRGWLAGWGQSQEPRPTPAHARAMGMASAQEVAALWTLPLPQAEASFLRLMIRHHQGAVSMSEPLRDSLQTTVRRLARQVVTLQRGEIATMTSLLQIRGGTATPLPTVPEHHH, from the coding sequence GTGGCCGCAGGCGTCCTGGCGTCGCTGCTGCTGGGCGGGGGCCTGCTGCTGAGCCAGCCCAGACCGGCCACGCCCACCGCAGACAGCCCAGAAACCCAATTTGTGCGCCACATGCTGGTTCACCACGAGCAGGCGCTGGCGCTGAGTGCGCCCATGCTCAGGCGCTCACGGGACCGTTCGCTGCGCTCGGTGGCGCTGGACATCACGCTGGGGCAGGAAGAACAGCTGCGCCAGATGCGGGGCTGGCTGGCCGGCTGGGGGCAGTCCCAGGAGCCGCGCCCCACACCAGCCCACGCCCGCGCGATGGGCATGGCTTCGGCGCAGGAGGTTGCGGCGCTGTGGACTCTGCCCCTGCCTCAAGCCGAGGCATCGTTTTTGCGGCTGATGATTCGCCACCATCAGGGCGCCGTGAGCATGAGTGAACCGCTGCGGGACAGCCTCCAGACCACTGTGCGCCGCCTGGCCCGACAAGTCGTGACCTTGCAGCGGGGCGAAATAGCGACAATGACGAGCCTGCTCCAGATACGGGGAGGCACAGCGACGCCTCTCCCAACTGTGCCGGAGCACCACCACTAG
- a CDS encoding ATP-binding cassette domain-containing protein yields MPTLLTATSLTVRYGERAVLDGVSISVMDGERVALLGRNGAGKTTLLRVLTGDLTPEDGEVWREAGLRVAILAQHHAHPPGLSVQALVDAAHPYRDLEEDLLVLEAHLGDPEALAAWSALHARLDEADAFRWPARVARVLGILDLTRFRQREGATLSGGEKTRLALALALAREPDLLLLDEPTNHLDIRMREWLEGYLRDFSGGVILTSHDRDFLDAVATRSLWLEHGEAAPYPGGYSRARAQRDLERRTQTRAAQLGEQEAARLTGSVETLDRWGRRSRGLKTRAARVATPEAPLPERQIRMRLLAGTARAPLVAWSQHLNKRYGERVVLQDAAFRLRQGDRVVLMGANGTGKTTLMRLLAGELHPDPTSPDPLTGERGPEPLLRVAAGVTVASLDQTWHGLTPGEGLHAQFERRFGRQANSLLGRAGFGAADWPKFPEELSGGERARAGLALVSGLRADLLLLDEPTNHLDVEALQALEGAVQGYGGAVVIVTHDRRFAREVATRLWLIEDAQLREVSGWGGRDYLDPAATLQGDPPPPLPPPTPRQRLAGLEAQLGAARAELDRPPGALTGREEARLRAQAHELQHTLYALYAQVWEAPQYDAQVREPPLTVRAQRLGPEGGMFWAAGNEGCPHLAWDGWTLRWNGEPPAWYGAALLGGTLRILFEHWNVGRAELGEGGLHLTRRAYFERLGLAPVRR; encoded by the coding sequence GTGCCCACGCTGCTGACGGCCACTTCGCTCACCGTACGGTACGGGGAGCGGGCAGTGCTGGACGGCGTGTCTATCAGTGTCATGGACGGGGAGCGGGTGGCCCTGTTGGGCCGCAACGGCGCCGGAAAGACCACGCTGCTGCGCGTGCTGACAGGCGACCTGACGCCTGAGGACGGTGAGGTCTGGCGCGAGGCGGGCCTGCGGGTGGCCATCCTGGCACAGCACCACGCGCACCCCCCTGGCCTGAGCGTACAGGCCCTGGTGGACGCCGCGCACCCGTACCGCGATCTGGAAGAGGACCTGCTGGTGCTGGAAGCCCATCTGGGTGATCCGGAGGCCCTGGCCGCCTGGAGCGCCCTGCATGCCCGCCTGGACGAGGCCGACGCTTTCCGCTGGCCAGCGCGGGTGGCCCGGGTGCTGGGGATATTGGACCTGACCCGGTTTCGTCAACGAGAAGGTGCCACGCTCTCGGGCGGTGAAAAGACGCGCCTGGCTCTGGCCTTGGCCCTGGCCCGTGAACCTGACCTGCTGCTGCTGGACGAACCCACCAATCACCTCGACATCCGCATGCGCGAGTGGCTGGAAGGCTACCTGCGCGACTTCTCAGGCGGCGTGATTCTCACCAGTCACGACCGCGATTTTCTGGATGCGGTGGCCACGCGCAGCCTGTGGCTGGAACATGGTGAGGCCGCGCCCTACCCCGGCGGTTACTCCCGCGCCCGCGCCCAGCGTGACCTGGAACGCCGCACGCAGACCCGTGCTGCCCAGTTGGGCGAGCAGGAAGCCGCGCGGCTGACGGGCAGTGTTGAGACCCTGGACCGCTGGGGCCGCCGCTCGCGCGGCCTCAAGACCCGCGCGGCGCGCGTGGCCACCCCCGAAGCCCCGCTGCCCGAACGCCAGATTCGCATGCGGCTGCTGGCCGGCACCGCCCGCGCGCCCCTAGTGGCGTGGAGCCAGCACCTGAACAAACGCTACGGCGAGCGCGTGGTGCTGCAGGACGCCGCTTTTCGGCTGCGGCAGGGTGACCGCGTGGTCCTGATGGGCGCCAATGGGACCGGCAAAACCACCCTGATGCGCCTGCTGGCCGGCGAGCTGCACCCTGATCCGACTAGCCCTGACCCCCTGACAGGCGAGCGGGGGCCCGAGCCGCTGCTGCGCGTAGCGGCCGGCGTGACTGTGGCCAGCCTGGATCAGACCTGGCACGGCCTGACCCCCGGTGAGGGGCTGCACGCGCAGTTCGAGCGCCGCTTTGGGCGGCAGGCCAACAGCCTGCTGGGCCGCGCGGGTTTTGGGGCTGCCGACTGGCCCAAGTTCCCGGAAGAACTTTCGGGCGGGGAGCGGGCGCGCGCCGGGCTGGCGCTGGTCAGCGGGCTGCGCGCCGACCTGCTGCTGCTGGACGAACCCACCAACCACCTGGATGTCGAGGCGCTGCAAGCGTTAGAGGGCGCGGTGCAGGGCTACGGCGGCGCCGTGGTGATCGTGACCCACGACCGCCGCTTTGCCCGTGAGGTGGCCACCCGCCTGTGGCTGATTGAGGACGCCCAGCTGCGCGAGGTCAGTGGCTGGGGAGGCCGGGACTACCTGGACCCGGCGGCCACCCTCCAGGGTGACCCGCCGCCGCCGCTGCCGCCGCCCACCCCCCGGCAGCGGCTGGCTGGCCTGGAAGCGCAGCTGGGCGCCGCCCGCGCCGAGCTGGACCGGCCGCCGGGTGCCCTGACTGGCCGCGAGGAAGCCCGGCTGCGCGCTCAGGCCCACGAGCTTCAGCACACGCTATACGCCCTGTATGCCCAGGTCTGGGAGGCCCCCCAGTACGACGCCCAGGTGCGCGAGCCGCCGCTGACCGTGCGGGCGCAGCGGCTGGGGCCAGAGGGCGGCATGTTCTGGGCCGCCGGCAACGAGGGGTGTCCCCACCTGGCCTGGGACGGCTGGACCCTGCGCTGGAACGGCGAGCCGCCCGCGTGGTACGGCGCGGCGCTGCTGGGCGGCACGCTGCGGATTCTGTTTGAACACTGGAATGTGGGCCGGGCCGAACTGGGCGAGGGCGGCCTGCACCTGACCCGCCGCGCGTACTTTGAGCGGCTGGGGCTGGCACCGGTCCGCCGCTGA
- a CDS encoding choice-of-anchor I family protein has protein sequence MTRFAALPAALILSTLLSACVRPAAPELPLVTTLNFTAFDAQQSALNLRAGKSQKLSLDAEPEYIAVSADSRRAYVTLQESNAVATLDLTRGEIVGLKSLGFKNHALAANAFDPSDKDGGVNLKTWPVLGAYMPDAIASISVGGQTYLLTANEGDTRDYGAAYLDEVKVSALTLDAAAFPNAATLKADAALGRLVVSKPDADTDGDGDADRLVAFGARSLSVWNTDLGLVADTGSLFEAKTAELSPTTFNSGGTVSTFDTRSDNKGPEPEGVATGVVAGRTLAFVGLERTGGVMVLDVSTPSAPAFVDYRHTVTPTADPKSGLAGDLAPEGLLFIPAADSPSGKALLVASHEVSGSVTIYAVEDSGKLTLAGRYQASPYAYDQGVAEISAYDKGSKQLFVVNGATGSLDILTLADVAQPKLVKSVSLAAYGRSANSVAVSNGVVAVAVEAVIKTDPGKVAFLKPDGSERAPAIAVGAQPDMLTFSLDGQLLLTANEGEPSADYSVDPAGSVSLINVSKALAAR, from the coding sequence GTGACCCGATTTGCCGCGCTGCCTGCCGCCCTTATCCTCAGCACCTTGCTCTCGGCCTGCGTGCGCCCCGCCGCGCCGGAACTGCCGCTGGTGACCACCCTCAACTTCACGGCCTTTGACGCCCAGCAAAGCGCCCTGAACCTGCGCGCAGGCAAGAGTCAGAAGCTGTCGCTGGACGCCGAACCGGAATACATCGCAGTGAGTGCCGACAGCCGCCGGGCCTACGTGACCCTGCAAGAAAGCAACGCTGTCGCCACCCTGGACCTGACGCGCGGCGAAATTGTGGGCCTCAAATCATTGGGGTTTAAAAATCACGCCCTCGCCGCCAACGCCTTTGACCCCAGCGACAAGGACGGCGGCGTCAACCTGAAGACCTGGCCGGTGCTGGGGGCGTATATGCCTGACGCCATCGCCAGCATCTCGGTGGGGGGGCAGACCTACCTGCTCACCGCCAACGAGGGCGACACCCGCGATTACGGCGCGGCGTATCTGGACGAGGTCAAGGTCTCGGCCCTGACGCTGGACGCGGCGGCCTTTCCCAACGCGGCCACCCTGAAAGCCGACGCCGCTCTGGGCCGCCTGGTGGTCAGTAAGCCCGATGCCGACACCGACGGAGACGGAGACGCCGACCGGCTGGTGGCGTTCGGTGCGCGCAGCCTGAGCGTTTGGAACACGGACCTGGGCCTGGTGGCCGACACCGGCAGCCTGTTTGAAGCCAAGACCGCTGAACTCAGCCCCACGACCTTTAACAGTGGCGGTACGGTCAGCACCTTCGACACCCGCAGCGACAACAAGGGGCCAGAGCCCGAAGGTGTGGCGACCGGCGTGGTGGCGGGGCGCACGCTGGCTTTTGTGGGCCTGGAGCGCACGGGCGGCGTCATGGTGCTGGATGTCAGCACGCCCTCGGCCCCAGCGTTTGTGGACTACCGCCACACCGTGACCCCCACCGCCGACCCCAAAAGCGGCCTGGCGGGCGACCTGGCCCCCGAAGGGCTGCTGTTCATTCCCGCTGCCGACAGCCCCAGCGGCAAGGCCCTGCTGGTTGCCAGTCACGAGGTCAGTGGCAGCGTGACCATCTACGCCGTGGAAGACAGCGGCAAGCTGACCCTGGCAGGCCGCTACCAGGCCAGCCCCTACGCCTACGACCAGGGCGTGGCGGAAATCAGCGCCTACGACAAGGGCAGCAAGCAGCTGTTCGTGGTCAACGGCGCAACCGGCAGCCTGGACATTCTGACCCTGGCCGATGTGGCCCAGCCCAAACTTGTGAAGTCCGTCAGCCTGGCCGCTTATGGCCGCAGTGCCAACAGCGTGGCGGTCTCAAACGGAGTCGTGGCGGTGGCGGTCGAAGCGGTCATCAAGACCGACCCCGGCAAGGTGGCCTTCCTGAAGCCCGACGGCAGCGAGCGGGCTCCCGCCATCGCTGTGGGTGCCCAGCCCGACATGCTGACCTTCTCGCTGGACGGGCAACTGCTCCTGACCGCCAACGAGGGTGAGCCCAGCGCCGACTACAGCGTGGACCCGGCGGGCAGCGTCAGCCTGATTAACGTGAGCAAAGCGCTGGCTGCGCGCTAA
- a CDS encoding GNAT family N-acetyltransferase: MTFTLSSGQPPSLPELTDLYSSVGWTAYTREPQRLGQAVEQSSFLWTAREDAGRLIGLVRGLTDEVSILYVQDILVCPNWQRRGVGRALLDAVLARYGSVMQMVLLTDNDPGQLAFYASLGFQNTRHLTQTPLNAFYRSALGPLS, from the coding sequence GTGACGTTTACCCTGTCTTCCGGCCAGCCCCCTTCATTGCCAGAACTGACTGACCTGTACAGCTCCGTTGGATGGACAGCCTACACGCGCGAGCCACAGCGCCTTGGTCAGGCTGTTGAACAGTCGAGCTTTCTCTGGACGGCGCGGGAAGATGCCGGCCGTCTGATTGGCCTCGTTCGCGGCCTGACGGATGAGGTCAGCATTCTGTATGTGCAGGACATTCTGGTGTGCCCCAACTGGCAGCGCCGGGGCGTGGGGCGGGCCCTGCTGGACGCGGTGCTGGCGAGGTACGGCAGCGTGATGCAGATGGTCCTGCTCACCGACAATGATCCTGGTCAACTGGCCTTCTACGCCTCACTGGGCTTCCAGAACACCAGACATTTGACGCAGACGCCCCTCAATGCCTTTTACCGCTCGGCGCTGGGCCCGCTGAGCTGA
- a CDS encoding ArsR/SmtB family transcription factor produces MNTQTFQALADPHRFQMVELLRQAPLTVGELAARLDLKQPQASKHLRVLSDAGLVELRPQANRRICHLRPEPFEALDDWLTTFRQLWQGRFDRLDDYLQQLQPPAPDAPSDDQGETP; encoded by the coding sequence GTGAACACGCAGACCTTTCAGGCCCTGGCCGACCCGCACCGCTTTCAGATGGTGGAGTTGCTGCGCCAGGCCCCACTGACCGTCGGTGAGCTGGCGGCCCGCCTTGACCTGAAACAGCCGCAGGCCTCCAAGCATTTGCGCGTCCTGAGCGACGCGGGCCTGGTGGAACTGCGCCCGCAGGCCAACCGCCGCATCTGCCACCTGCGCCCAGAACCTTTTGAGGCGCTGGACGACTGGCTGACCACCTTTCGGCAGCTGTGGCAGGGCCGGTTTGACCGGCTGGACGACTACCTTCAGCAGCTTCAGCCTCCCGCTCCCGACGCCCCCTCAGATGACCAAGGAGAGACGCCATGA
- a CDS encoding SRPBCC domain-containing protein, whose translation MTSATPTLTHHTEDNKELVLERTFAAPPELVFAAFTQADHLRQWWGPRGWTLTHCTVDLRPGGRWHYCMKCVDPTQGDFYGMESWGLGIYQEIEAPGRLVYTDYFSDAEGKINEELPTTQSILTFEEVDGQTRVVSRSVYATPEALKTVLDMGMLQGITETWDRLAEYLPSQ comes from the coding sequence ATGACCAGCGCCACGCCCACCCTGACCCACCACACCGAAGACAACAAAGAACTCGTGCTAGAGCGCACCTTTGCGGCGCCACCCGAACTCGTGTTTGCGGCGTTCACTCAGGCTGATCACCTGCGGCAGTGGTGGGGACCACGCGGCTGGACCCTGACGCACTGCACGGTGGATCTGCGCCCTGGGGGCCGCTGGCATTACTGCATGAAGTGCGTTGACCCCACCCAAGGCGACTTTTACGGCATGGAATCCTGGGGCCTGGGCATCTACCAGGAGATTGAGGCGCCGGGCCGCCTGGTCTACACCGACTATTTTTCTGACGCCGAGGGCAAGATCAACGAGGAACTGCCCACCACCCAGAGCATCCTGACGTTTGAAGAGGTAGACGGGCAGACCCGCGTGGTCAGCCGCTCGGTGTACGCCACGCCGGAAGCGCTGAAAACGGTCCTGGACATGGGCATGCTTCAGGGCATCACGGAAACCTGGGACCGCCTGGCCGAGTATCTGCCGAGCCAGTAA
- the trhO gene encoding oxygen-dependent tRNA uridine(34) hydroxylase TrhO, with the protein MSAVPAEPAAAPFVVAALYQFRALPDPEGLRERLLALGQAEGLCGTLIVAHEGLNGTVAGSRTGIDRLRAALHAEGFDRLEDKESWATEQPFKRFKVRLKTEIVTMGIPVEPTSQAGQYVAAQDWNALITAPDVVVIDTRNRYEVKAGTFEGAVNPEIDSFREFPAWLDTHADELSGKRVAMFCTGGIRCEKSTSLLRARGYQDVFHLQGGILKYLEDVPETQSRWQGECFVFDGRVTVGHGLREGGAAMCHSCGWPLTPEERDHLQYEEGVSCEHCHAQTTPAQKAAFRDRQRLYDAQAR; encoded by the coding sequence ATGTCTGCTGTGCCTGCCGAGCCTGCTGCGGCGCCCTTTGTGGTGGCCGCCCTGTACCAGTTCCGCGCCTTGCCAGACCCTGAAGGGCTCAGAGAGAGGCTGCTGGCGCTGGGGCAAGCGGAGGGACTGTGCGGCACCCTGATTGTGGCCCATGAGGGCCTGAACGGCACGGTGGCTGGCTCGCGGACCGGCATTGACCGCCTGCGTGCCGCCCTGCACGCCGAGGGCTTTGACCGGCTGGAAGACAAGGAGTCGTGGGCGACCGAGCAGCCCTTCAAGCGCTTCAAGGTGCGCCTGAAAACAGAAATCGTGACGATGGGCATACCCGTCGAACCGACCTCGCAGGCCGGGCAGTATGTGGCTGCGCAGGACTGGAACGCCCTGATCACGGCGCCAGATGTCGTGGTCATTGATACCCGCAACCGCTATGAGGTGAAGGCCGGCACCTTTGAAGGCGCGGTGAATCCCGAGATCGACTCTTTCCGCGAGTTTCCCGCGTGGCTGGACACCCACGCCGACGAGCTGAGTGGCAAGCGCGTGGCGATGTTCTGCACGGGCGGGATTCGCTGCGAGAAAAGCACCAGCCTGCTGCGGGCACGCGGCTACCAGGACGTGTTTCACCTGCAAGGCGGCATCCTGAAATACCTGGAGGATGTGCCGGAGACGCAGAGCCGCTGGCAGGGCGAATGCTTTGTGTTTGACGGCCGGGTGACGGTGGGCCACGGCCTGCGCGAGGGCGGGGCGGCCATGTGCCACTCCTGCGGCTGGCCGCTGACGCCAGAGGAACGTGACCACCTGCAGTACGAGGAAGGCGTGAGCTGTGAGCACTGCCACGCCCAGACCACGCCCGCGCAGAAGGCGGCCTTCCGCGACCGGCAGCGCCTGTACGACGCCCAGGCCAGATGA